Genomic segment of Mytilus edulis chromosome 12, xbMytEdul2.2, whole genome shotgun sequence:
CATATGTGGATGTACCTATGCTAAGAGTCCTGCCGATAATTATTTAAGTACAACAGCGTCAATAATGGGAAAAAGCGATAATGATATCAGAAAGGACTTAGATTCGTGTGCTGAAATGGATTATCCATCCCAAGAAGACATTTCTGCTAAAACTGGCATGGTAAAATGCATTCTTGATGTTGTAAATAACCTCTGTCCTGAGGACACATGTTCTCTAGGAGCGAGAGTTTCACTCAATTTTATTGGCTGGTATAGGATAGAAGAGAAGAAGGAATGTGTAGATCTTGATGAGGATGCAACTTACGATCCTTCCTGTCATATTAGAATAAAGGTGAGATATGCTTCTGGATTATCCCCGGACATTTTTGATCAGCTTTTTTGGTTTTTGTATGATCCAGAGGTCACAGAGATGACAGGATGCAACGAAGAACAGGAACGATCATTACAGTCACCAGTATCACAGAGAAAGAAAAAGAATTTGAGGACCCGTGGAGATCAACCCCCACCACCCCCACCACCCCCACCTCCAGGTAATATAACGTTGAACAAAAAAGCAGCGAGGGATGCCGGGAAAATTAAAGAAACTATCATGAAATCTAGAGATTCCGCAatattttcaaacttgaaaagaaAACTCAGAAGATTCACCAGTAATTGAAATGCATTATGGGACAAACATTCCTTAAA
This window contains:
- the LOC139498493 gene encoding uncharacterized protein; protein product: MMLQLAIVFCIICGCTYAKSPADNYLSTTASIMGKSDNDIRKDLDSCAEMDYPSQEDISAKTGMVKCILDVVNNLCPEDTCSLGARVSLNFIGWYRIEEKKECVDLDEDATYDPSCHIRIKVRYASGLSPDIFDQLFWFLYDPEVTEMTGCNEEQERSLQSPVSQRKKKNLRTRGDQPPPPPPPPPPGNITLNKKAARDAGKIKETIMKSRDSAIFSNLKRKLRRFTSN